A segment of the Oncorhynchus kisutch isolate 150728-3 unplaced genomic scaffold, Okis_V2 scaffold3975, whole genome shotgun sequence genome:
ccactctccttctcTAGGAATAGAAAAACTATTTGTAAAGTGCCCAAGTACAACAATAATAAACagctagtagcagcagtgtacaaaagggaggaggagggggggggtgccaatgtaaatagtccggtggccatttgattaattgttcagcagtcttttggcttgggggtagaagctgttaaggagccttttggtccaagacttggcgcttgccggtaccgcttgccgggtcctaggccccagtgatgtactgggccgtgcgcactaccctctgtagcgcctaaCGGTCAGATGCCGAACAGTTTCCATActaggtggtgatgcaaccggccaggatgctctcgatggtgcagctgtagaactttttgaggatctggggacccatgccaaatctcttcagtctcctgagggggaaaaggtgttgtcgtgccctcttcacgactgtcttggtgtgttcggACCAAGGCACTTGAAACTCTCTACACTACAGTTAATGGGGGCCTgatcggcccgccttttcctgtagtccacgatcagctcctattCTTCCGTTTTTAATGTGACCCTCCCACAGCCCAATGCTGCAGCGCTCCCTAGTGCATCCCATAATTAATTTACGATGAGCTTTGATCACATTTCCCTCTCAAATAATGAGCCATGAAATTGCATGGCTCATCTACAAAAATGATAGCTCTGTTTTGCTAATTTTTCAAGCACAAATAATGTGAACTGCTATGCTTCCTCTGCAGAGGATTTTGTGACTGCTTCAGGTGAATGTACCAGACTACTGGTAGGTAGAAATACTGTGTGGATTTGAGCACACCTACCATGACTTCTCTCGCTCCTCAATTTGAATGGAAGTGAGAGGCTGAGATTAATAGTCTGGGGTTTTGTACAATTACAAATATCACATGCATCACCAAAATGATAATGCCATTGTGTTTAATTACAACTTGGAATCCTTTTATCCTGGTCAGGGAGCATGCAGTGATTCAGATTTTAATTTAATGCTTCGCTTTCAGGAATCATTAACAAGATTTTCTGCATTTTCTGAATTAAATCACAGCATGTATGATGATGAAATATACTGAAATAATGTCGTCCTCTACTACTGCCATGTCTCCATAATGTCGTCCTCTACTACTTCCATGCCTCCATAATGTCGTCCTCTATTACTTCCATGCCTCCATAATGTCGTCCTCTACTACTTCCATGCCTCCATAATGTCGTCCTCTACTACTGCCATGTCTCCATAATGTCATCCTCTACTACTGCCATGTCTCCATAATGTCGTCCTCTACTACTTCCATGCCTCCATAATGTCATCCTCTACTACTTCCATGCCTCCATAATGTCGTCCTCTACTACTTCCATGCCTCCATAATGTCGTCCTCTACTACTTCCATGCCGCCATAATGTCGTCCTCTACTACTTCCATGTCTCCATAATGTCGTCCTCTACTACTTCCATGTCTCCATAATGTCATCCTCTACTACTTCCATGCCTCCATAATGTCGTCCTCTACTACTTCAATGTCTTCATAATGTCGTCCTCTACTACTTCCATGTCTCCATAATGTCGTCCTCTACTACTTCAATGTCTTCATAATGTCGTCCTCTACTACTTCCATGTCTCCATAATGTCATCCTCTACTACTTCCATGTCTCCATAATGTCGTCCTCTACTACTTCCATGTCTCCATAATGTCGTCCTCTACTACTTCCATGCCTCCATAATGTCATCCTCTACTACTTCCATGCCTCCATAATGTCGTCCTCTACTACTTCCATGCCTCCATAATGTCGTCCTCTACTACTTCCATGCCTCCATAATGTCATCCTCTACTACTTCCATGTCTTCATAATGTCGTCCTCTACTACTTCCATGTCTTCATATCATCATCAGAAGCTCTCAATTTTCTAATCAATCAGTATAATGTTGCTAAGAAACTTGAGGAAACCTCTTTTCATTATGAAGTGATCGCTGAACATAAACAGCACATTCTTCTGAGTTATGTCTTTCACCTTCACATGTAATGAACCTCACAAAATCACAGGCtgcctctcaaatggcaccctattccctacatagtgcactacccaatagaccctggtctaaagtagtgcactatatagcaaatagggtgccatatagGAAGCAACACAGATACTTCCAATACACATGTTGAATTAAACCAACAGAGGACAAAGTTATGTACTGTGATCTTTAGAGTGGGTATAAATGGAGtgtccagacagacaggcagttctctgtgtgtgtgtgtgtgacttctcAGCAgtcgtatcagtgtgtgtcactTATAAATAACAAAAGGGCATCATTGGGAAGCTCATTACTGACAATGCATAAAGAGTGTACTGGTCACCTTGGAAACCAACCAGTGTGTTATTAAGACGGAGGGTTCTATTCAATCAGATCTGCTTTATGTGACATTAGCATAGAGATTGTTTTGGCGGTGTAAGAGGTAgaactgcgttagagctgtcaaatccacaagcagctcacgtcattatacctaaagcggacattgccattggctgcacagagTCGCATTATGAGAATCCCACGCAGCCTGGTTTAGACTGAACACTGATAGAACTCATCATTATTTCTATGTAGCCTTTCTCCCTCTGAACTTTAACGTGAGTGGGACGGTGTGGCTTCCTGACAATGATCAAGACCGATTTGACAGCGCCaatgcagttccacctccgacacatCAGCTATGAGGGGTGTCAGCTATCGCTGGTTAacacttgatctgattgaatctagaccTGAGACGTTACAGTATGAAGCGTCGCTCTCCTTGACCCGTCTTATCGGTTGTCAAATCACCACGCTTCTAATTAAAAAGGGGAAGTTTAGTTTTTCACAactttcagggtgaggaacccTCTATCGTTAAGTAGTAAAAcactgaacttcccctttaaataTGGATCATACATTACTGTGATTGGTCTAGCATCCTAGGAGGATGATCTACAGTGATCTAAGGTCAGAGGTGGTCCTTGGTACAGTGTGGAAATATGGACAACGACTACCTGAAACGTGTCAGGCTCATGGTCAATCAGAGATCCACAGTACATCTGTGGATCTCACTTTTTCTCCACAAACTCACCTTTTCAGATAGCTCTGTCTCAGGTgactccctcttctcctccactccttcatccttcttcctcttctccaggaTGTTCTCTCTGGAGCAGTCAAGCCCATCCTGCGCCTCCGGACCTCCGTACAGCATGACCACCGAGGCCTGGGACAGGCTGGGTAGATAGGCCATGTGGTGGGGATGGGGGGACAGGGGTCCCACGTATGAACCCTCTGGGTGGACGGGCACGGCCAGGGGGGCTAGGCCCGGGGAGCAGAGCAGGGAGTTGCCGTCACTGTGGGCGGGGCTCTGAAGTCCGCCGCTGGGGTGGGAGACACTGCAAAGACACAGAGGAACCAACTTAGACATATGTTTCTGTCATTCTCTCCAAGCAAATGCTCTGTAGCAGGGCTGTCAGATTCATTTCCTGGaggggccgagtgtctgcggggtTTTGTTCCAATGAATGACATTAATTAATTAGGAACTCTCTAGGTCTTAATCAGACATGGTCCTCTAGGAATTGAGTTTCACACCTTTGCATTATACGGTTTAGAAAAAAAGATGGGACATTAGAATGTAGAAACATATAGTAGTAAAGTCCTTAAATGCTATTTTTtccagaaaaacaaaacaatgtgGTGACTGCATTAGCCAGACCAGATTTCAATtggaaaaaatacaacaaaaaaacactccCTCTCAGCAGTTTGGAACCAGCAACCTTTACGACTCCTCCATCCCCACTCCAAAAACACTTAGAGCAGCAACAGCCTTGAGACGGCTGTGGCTTGGCCACCGGTGAAATAGCCACCACATTCCTAGTAGAAATGGTCAGAAACCGAGAGGACCAGGAGACACTGCAGCCAACTCATGTAAAACATGTCAAACCCAGCCTAAACAAACACCAGGGTAAGAGTAAAAACTCAAAGCGAACCATTACGAAAACCACCTTTTATAAATGAAATGAACTGTGAGACGTGGACCAATAACAGTTTGTGGAGAGCTTCAGCCGGGCCTATTAAAAACTCCAAGCCGGAGCCTCTGGAGCTGGTCATTTGCACGCATCACTTCCTCTAAGGGCCCAGTTTCCTGTTCCTGAGTTGCAACTAAATCACCACATAAGCCATGTTTCAAATGGCCccttattcactatatagtgcactacttttgaccagggcatatAGGGCTCCcatagggctccggtcaaaagtagtgcactataaagggtgccatttgggacaccttCATATATTTTATTCACATGGCAGCCCTGTTGTATACCAGTGGACCTGATGTGTCATTACATTCAACCAACAAGCTAGTCCTTGGCAACAGGCAGTGTAATAGATCATGAAATGCAACACAGAAGTTGTAGATTGTTTGCAGTAAATCTAAGGTTATTACCACTGGATGGCGTATGAAAAGTGATGGCGTGATTAGGAACAGGATTGGTAGCAGCCTGggatgtttggtgtgtgtgtgcctccttCCGTGTGTGTTCTACTTACCCTGTAACAGTGGTTCCAAACTGCAGCCGGCACACAGCGCTGTTGCTCACACACCTTCTGGAATAGTCCACTGACTGGGGAAGCAGACCTGGACAGAACCGAGGGAGACGtgagttaattacatttacaggtAGTTTATTTGAATGGTCCCAAATAGATGGTTGGTAGATGTTCAACTAACTAGCTGCTTGCCCTAACCTTATCCTAGTCTTACCCCGACCTGTAACCCTAGAATATCAACAGATTAGTAGTTGGTTGACAGTTGACAGCTATGTGCTCTAACCCACTGAGTCATTGGGAACCAGTTGTGATGTGAGCTGTCTGTCCTGACTCCTTACCCGTGACCTCTCTGCGTGGGCTGCTGGGCGCCGAGTTGACACGGCGTTGGCTGGCCACGGAGGTGGGCACCACATTGAAGGAGGCATGGCGTGCCAGCTTCTGTTTCCTGTCGCCCGGAAGAGCGATGGCCTCCGGAAGAGCGATGGCCGCTACAGCCTCTGAGTCCTCTGTTGAAAAACAGAGTGGTCAGTGAGTTCTGTGTGTCAGtaggagtagggtgaagttgcccctagacactgatcttgggtcagtttatcATTTTCCACACTAATAGTTAAGGataggataggaggagaggaagctgatcctagatctgtgcctagggGAAATTCATCCCAGAGCGTGTTAGTCTTGGTCAGTAGACAGGTTTATGAGTAGTTTTAGTAGAAGTGAAGACAGTTCCATTATAAATGTATAATGCATCCATTTCCATTCACTGTAATATTGTTTAATAGATGGTCTCCCTATGTACTGAGCTGATGCCCTTCTGAACCAATATGGGAGTGATGTTATTTGTTTTACCACAGGACCACTGTGTGAAAAGTGTTTTAATGAATGCTTTTAAGTGCTATCCTATGTGGATCCACATCTGGCTGTATTATTCACTACCCACATCATTTCAATTCAATCTTACCATGTCTGCTGTGGAAGTCTGCCGGGCCGATCCACTTGAACGCAggcttcctccccctctcctcccggaCGTGGACCTTCTTGATCAATCCCAGACTCGTCAGGACGTTGGCGATGTCATACAGCCGCCGCACCTTAGCTGAAGACAGATTTGAATCAGATTTGAACAACACAGTAAAAAGGCCAATGGCAGGGATGTCTGGGGGTATCGGAGGTGacgttgcccctagacactgatcttgggtcagttttgaaTCTTCCCCACtaatgtttaaggttaggattattAGAGGAGAAGTTGATCCTAGACCTGTACTAGGGAAAACTTCAACCTGCAGCTATTTGGTGGCTGGGTTGTGATCATTAGGCCCCAAAGGGAAGACACTGACTGAAACAGccagggactacctggacttgatGTTGTGTCAGAGGCTCTTTGACTGCACAGCAAAACCCTCAAGATCCCtatgagctctggtcaaaagtcgtgcactatgtaggtaatagGATGCTTACTTTTGTACTTGCTGTGGCTGGCGGGGTCCTGGCTTTCCTCGATGAGGATTTTGGCAGCCACGTCCAGAGTGACCGTCTGGGTcctggacaccaggaagagcaTGACAAACTTCTGACTCATGATGCGTAGGGACTTGTCTTTCCTCGTGCTGGCGGCCGCTGCAAACAGACAAGCAGAACAAAGTTAAAGGGAATACTGGGTTCTATTCACTAAGTGGCAAACGGAAGAAAATGGACAGAAACAGGGAGGGAACTACCTGAACTTGTTTCCgcttttccgttgcaaaacgttttgcgacggtgtgcactaatgaataggaCGTTGCAGTGGCTTGTATGGTCTAGTGCTGCCGACAGCAGTTACATACCAGTGTCAGCATGGGTTTGAATCTGACCTACAGCATGTCACACCCTCCTCCTATAGCAATACTACTTTAATGTGTTACAGAGAACGATGGATATTTGATTCAAGACCTGAGTTACCTGTCAAACAGGTGGTCTTGTCAAACAGGACCATAATACGAACGACAACGTTCCTTATTCAGTGAGAGAAAGTGACCCTGCCCGCCTCTCAAAGGGACGTTATGACAGGAAGTGGAAGGCCTAGTGTTCTGCAGGAGGGGACGCCAGATCCAAGGCAACCACTGCCTCTCTAGGGAACAGTAGCTTTGgattctgttagctagctacatgcagCTACCTAGTTAGCCAATTAGCCACGTTGAAACGCACAGCCCAGCGTTgtcccgggttagggtttggccggggtagccgtcattgtaaataataatttgttcttaactaacttgcctagttaaataaagattagatacatttttttataatttgCCTTTAAGCCCAAGTCAGTAAAAGCATTCCCCATCGTCATGGAGACGAGGGTAGGGGGTAACGTCCTCACGGGTTTATCAAGGCTGATGGGATTctttgtgttaatgtgtgtgatGACCAAGCGCTCCTCGTCAATGTGATGGATCACTAATACAACTGGGAGATGACAGCAGAGGAATGGCGACAGGAGCGAAGCTTGGCGGCTGAGCTTTTGATGTGGCACATATTAACTAGTAATCTCCAAACGCCCGCTGAAGTTAATTAACCAGACTGTTTGACTAATAATGACACAGGGTATAAGTGATCCATTACCTGTCGTGAGAAGATtccccccaatcctaaccttaaccattagtgcgGAAAATGAAacactgacccaagatcagcgtctagTGGCAATTTCCCCCTACTCTGCTCTCACCACAGCTGGAgtctccttcacctccctcctctggggtgtgtgtggtggctCCCTCTCTGTGACCACCCTCCGCGGCCTGCTCCATGTGCAGGTGGTAGCGCTGCTGTCTGCCTATCCCCTGCAGCTCGGCCAGGGTGGACCCCAGGCGCCGCCGCCCGTACCACACGTACTGGTTCTTAGCCACGCGCCCCACGATCATCAGAGACTCCAGGACGTTTACGATGTCGTAGATCCGCCGCCGCTCCACCcctaaagacagacagacaccagggaCAGGTCACACTGGGGTCAGCAACATGATTCCAGTGTTCTGTTATGTTAGCTGGTTATATAACAAAGCTCTATAACAAAACTAAGGTACCTCAACAGGATTTAATGACGCAGCAGACCATGTCTGGCTGTATCTTAACGTTCCTCAGTCTCAGACATTGCTTGGTTTATACTACAACCTGGTGCTATTCTggaaggtacagtgggatacGAGGGCTCTGCGGGAAGGTATCCATAGCAACCATTTCCAAAATCCAATAGTGCGTGATATTTCACATAGCTAATGTAATATCCGTTTTATGAGCTATTTCCATTATTGTCTTCCTTTCTGTGCGGTTACCAATTATGGCAGCCTGCCTGAGCCGGGTCGTGTTCATTAGTCATAAAACGGAAGACAACGGGTCATTTGTAGCTGAGTTGCGAGTGCATGATGCTTGTAACACAagggtagtgggatcgattctcGGTACTGCCCATATGTATAATGTCTGCACGCATGACTAAGTTGCTtcggataaaagtgtctgctaaatggcatttatTATTTAACGGactgaaacggggagggactGTTGAAACATTTCCAAAACATTTTACATCGCTTGCCctgatgaacatgacccaggtgtagCTGTAATCTCCCCCTCTGGATTTATAGGCTCTTACCCAGGCTGGTAGACACCTCATCCAATGAGATACTGATGGTGTCAGAGGTTGGATAGTCCGGATACAGGGCCAGGAACTTCTGGCACAGCAGGCCCAGGCTCTTCTGCTTCCTGCTGGGCTTcctttccccctcttcctcctcctcgtccaccACATCAAACTGATCAGAGATACAAAGCATTGTCAAGAAAGTCATTGAGTCAAGAATTGTAAGAATTTATTACAGCATGATACTTTTAAGATTTCAGCATCTATAAATCCATTAGTTGGAAGATGATAATAAAATGATAATGTCACTGTATATTCAAGATAACATATCCTACCAGCAGTTTCTGGCATAACCTTGCTAATCTCAATCCATACAAATGACCCATAACACATTACTAAATGCTTGCGCAAAGGCAGCCATCACCATCAATTCAGTATAGGAGGTCAGTGTCAGTGTCCCTaatggcatcttattccctatacagttgactagtgttgaccagagccctggttaaaagtggtgcactataaagggaacagggtgccatttggggtgcagTCGGTGAGTGGTCAAAGGGTACCTGGCACGGGCCATCCACCTCGACATCCTCCACTGCTCTCTCATTCTCAATGGCCTAAACAGCACCTTCTTCATCTCTCTGTCGCGGATGTCAGGGCTGCAGCACTGATGAGCATCCTGAGGTTGGCCGTGGGGGTCCAGGGGTCCGCGTGGGGAGGGGCACCCCCGAACACCTCAGAGGCTTAACCCCGGGTTAAGCCTCTGGAGGTGTTCCGGGGTGCCCCTCCCCACGCGGACGCCCTGGACCCCCACGGCCAACCTCAGGATGCTCATCAGTGCTGCCAGCCCTGACATCCGCGACAGAGAGATGAAGAAGGTGCTGTTAGGCCCATTGAGAATGAGAGAGCAGTGGAGGATGTCGAGGTGGATGGCCCGTGCCAGGTACCCTTTGACCACTCACCGActgcaccccaaatggcaccctgttccctttattaGTGCACCACTTtaaccagggctctggtcaacactagtcaactgtatagggaataagatgccattAGGGACACTGACACTGACCTCCTATACTGAATTGATGGTGATGGCTGCCTTTGCGCAAGCATTTAGTAATGTGTTATGGGTCATTTGTATGGATTGAGATTAGCAAAGGTTATGCCAGAAACTGCTGGTAGGATATGTTATCTTGAATATACAGTGACATTATCATTTTATTATCATCTTCCAACTAATGGATTTATAGATGCTGAAATCTTAAAAGTATCATGCTGTAATAAATTCTTACAATTCTTGACTCAATGACTTTCTTGACAATGCTTTGTATCTCTGATCAGTTTGATGTggtggacgaggaggaggaagagggggaaaggAAGCCCAGCAGGAAGCAGAAGAGCCTGGGCCTGCTGTGCCAGAAGTTCCTGGCCCTGTATCCGGACTATCCAACCTCTGACACCATCAGTATCTCATTGGATGAGGTGTCTACCAGCCTGGGTAAGAGCCTATAAATCCAGAGGGGGAGATTACAGctacacctgggtcatgttcatcagGGCAAGCGATGTAAAATGTTTTGGAAATGTTTCAACagtccctccccgtttcagtCCGTTAAATAataaatgccatttagcagacacttttatccgaAGCAACTTAGTCATGCGTGCAGACATTATACATATGGGCAGTACCgagaatcgatcccactaccctTGTGTTACAAGCATCATGCACTCGCAACTCAGCTACAAATGACCCGTTGTCTTCCGTTTTATGACTAATGAACACGACCCGGCTCAGGCAGGCTGCCATAATTGGTAACCGCACAGAAAGGAAGACAATAATGGAAATAGCTCATAAAACGGATATTACATTAGCTATGTGAAATATCACGCACTATTGGATTTTGGAAATGGTTGCTATGGATACCTTCCCGCAGAGCCCTCgtatcccactgtaccttccAGAATAGCACCAGGTTGTAGTATAAACCAAGCAATGTCTGAGACTGAGGAACGTTAAGATACAGCCAGACATGGTCTGCTGCGTCATTAAATCCTGTTGAGGTACCTTAGTTTTGTTATAGAGCTTTGTTATATAACCAGCTAACATAACAGAACACTGGAATCATGTTGCTGACCCCAGTGTGACCTGtccctggtgtctgtctgtctttaggGGTGGAGCGGCGGCGGATCTACGACATCGTAAACGTCCTGGAGTCTCTGATGATCGTGGGGCGCGTGGCTAAGAACCAGTACGTGTGGTACGGGCGGCGGCGCCTGGGGTCCACCCTGGCCGAGCTGCAGGGGATAGGCAGACAGCAGCGCTACCACCTGCACATGGAGCAGGCCGCGGAGGGTGGTCACAGAGAGGGagccaccacacacaccccagaggagggaggtgaaggagacTCCAGCTGTGGTGAGAGCAGAGTAGGGGGAAATTGCCActagacgctgatcttgggtcagtgtTTCATTTTCcgcactaatggttaaggttaggattgggggggAATCTTCTCACGACAGGTAATGGATCACTTATACCCTGTGTCATTATTAGTCAAACAGTCTGGTTAATTAACTTCAGCGGGCGTTTGGAGATTACTAGTTAATATGTGCCACATCAAAAGCTCAGCCGCCAAGCTTCGCTCCTGTCGCCATTCCTCTGCTGTCATCTCCCAGTTGTATTAGTGATCCATCACATTGACGAGGAGCGCTTGGTCatcacacacattaacacaaagAATCCATCAGCCTTGATAAACCCGTGAGGACGTTACCCCCTACCCTCGTCTCCATGACGATGGGGAATGCTTTTACTGACTTGGGCTTAAAGGcaaattataaaaaaatgtatctaatctttatttaactaggcaagttagttaagaacaaattattatttacaatgacggctaccccggccaaaccctaacccgggacGACGCTGGGCTGTGCGTTTCAACGTGGCTAATTGGCTAACTAGGTAGctgcatgtagctagctaacagaatcCAAAGCTACTGTTCCCTAGAGAGGCAGTGGTTGCCTTGGATCTGGCGTCCCCTCCTGCAGAACACTAGGCCTTCCACTTCCTGTCATAACGTCCCTTTGAGAGGCGGGCAGGGTCACTTTCTCTCACTGAATAAGGAACGTTGTCGTTCGTATTATGGTCCTGTTTGACAAGACCACCTGTTTGACAGGTAACTCAGGTCTTGAATCAAATATCCATCGTTCTCTGTAACACATTAAAGTAGTATTGCTATAGGAGGAGGGTGTGGACATGCTGTAGGTCAGATTCAAACCCATGCTGACACTGGTATGTAACTGCTGTCGGCAGCACTAGACCATACAAGCCACTGCAACGtcctattcattagtgcacaccgtcgcaaaacgttttgcaacggaaaagcGGAAACAAGTTCAGGTAGTTCCCTCCCTGTTTCTGTCCATTTTCTTCCGTTTGCCACTTAG
Coding sequences within it:
- the LOC116372945 gene encoding LOW QUALITY PROTEIN: transcription factor E2F7-like (The sequence of the model RefSeq protein was modified relative to this genomic sequence to represent the inferred CDS: inserted 1 base in 1 codon), which translates into the protein CSGVPLPTRTPWTPTANLRMLISAASPDIRDREMKKVLXRPIENERAVEDVEVDGPCQFDVVDEEEEEGERKPSRKQKSLGLLCQKFLALYPDYPTSDTISISLDEVSTSLGVERRRIYDIVNVLESLMIVGRVAKNQYVWYGRRRLGSTLAELQGIGRQQRYHLHMEQAAEGGHREGATTHTPEEGGEGDSSCAAASTRKDKSLRIMSQKFVMLFLVSRTQTVTLDVAAKILIEESQDPASHSKYKTKVRRLYDIANVLTSLGLIKKVHVREERGRKPAFKWIGPADFHSRHEDSEAVAAIALPEAIALPGGRKQKLARHAPSMWCPPPWPANAVSTRRPAAHAERSR